In Alcaligenes faecalis, the sequence GCTTGCAAGCCGTAAAATAACACCCGTTCGGAAAGCAGGACCTTTCGTTCTCTCTGACAGGAAAAAACACACTATGTCCAGCGACGACAGTCGAAGAAATATGCTGCACAGGCCCCTCAGACACTACTGACCCTCCGGGTTGTCTGCTGATGTGGCTTGCGCAGCACGATCAGGAGTCAACCATGCACCGCATTATTCATACTGGACCGATCCGGGCCCTGACCTCGTCGGGATCGCATCTTGCCACACATTGCCCTCGCGAGCGCGCTGCCCCCAGCCGCCGCCCCGCTATTGCCTGGCGTATCAACACGGCCAGTCGCAAACCAGAAATCCACTGGATTGCAGACAGTGACAAACCACCCTCAGCGCGAGTGTGGCGCTGCACCTTGCCCAGCCACTAAGCGCTGGCCTGACGCTTACTAAATCCGCTTGTTCTTACCTTTAGTTTGCCGACTCTGAAACAGGTCGGCAGGACCTGCTGCGTCCATCCCCCGGAATGGACGGCACTGTCACGCCTGTACCCCAGGAGCATTACATGAGCATTCAACAACAACGTCCGCCACTGCGCTCAGTGGACAACGACGCCAAACTGCGCACGGCCACCGAAACCGGGCTTAGCCTGGAGACGACACTGGCCGCTGTGCAGGCCAATCTGAACGGCCTGACCGACGCCGAGGCCTTGAGCCGCCTGACCGAATACGGCCCTAACGAGGTCGCCCGGGACAAGCCCGCCCACGCTCTGATTCAATTGGCTCTGGCCTTTAAAAACCCTTTTATTGCGGTCCTGATGGTGCTGGCCGCCGTCAGTGCGGTCACTGACATTATTTTGCCCATGCGCTCGGGCGAAGAAGTGGACTACACCGGCGTGCTGATTATTGTGGTCATGGTCACCCTGAGCGGCCTGCTGCGCTTCTGGCAGGAATACCGCTCCGGCAAAGCCGCCCAGGCCCTGAAAGCCATGGTGCGTACCACCGCCAGCGTGCAACGACGCTCTACCGTGTCCAGCGCCACGGTCATGCGCGAAATCCCCATGAGCCAGATCGTGCCCGGCGATATTGTGCGCCTGTCCGCTGGCGACATGATCCCGGCAGACCTGCGCTTGATAGAGTCCCGCGACTTGTTCGTCAGCCAGGCTGCCCTGACAGGTGAAGCCCTGCCTGTCGAAAAGTACGATGTTTTCAGCGCAGTCAGCAGCAAGAGCGCCTCGGCATCCAGCTCCCAGGCCGGTGTGCTGGAGCAGAACAATATGTGCTTTATGGGCACCAACGTGGTCAGCGGCACGGCCACGGCCGTCGTTGTTGCCACTGGCGCCAAGACCTACTTTGGATCGCTGGCCAAAGCCATTGTCGGTTCGCGCGCTGAAACTGCATTTGATCGTGGCGTGAACAGCGTCAGCTGGCTGCTGATTCGTTTCATGCTGGTCATGGTGCCTATCGTGCTGCTGATCAACGGTTTTTCCAAAGGCGACTGGACCGAAGCATTCCTGTTCGCACTGGCCGTGGCGGTCGGTTTGACCCCTGAAATGCTGCCCATGATTGTGTCCTCCAACCTGGCCAAAGGCGCGGTGGCCATGGCCAAGAACAAGGTGGTGGTCAAACGTCTGAACGCAATCCAGAACTTTGGTGCCATGGACGTGCTGTGTACCGACAAGACCGGCACTCTGACACAAGATCGCATTATTCTGGAACACCATCTGGGTCTGGACGATCGCAACAGCCCGCGCATCCTGGAACTGGCCCTGCTCAACAGCCTGCACCAAAGCGGCGTGAAGAACCTGATGGATCAGGCCGTACTGCGCTTTGCAGAGAAAACTCCCTCTGCCCTGCAAGCCATTGGCTCCTACCGCAAGATCGACGAACTGCCTTTTGACTTTGTGCGTCGTCGCCTGTCGGTTGTCGTGCAAGATCCGCAGGGCGAACAGCTCATGGTCTGCAAGGGTGCGGTAGAAGAA encodes:
- the mgtA gene encoding magnesium-translocating P-type ATPase, which gives rise to MSIQQQRPPLRSVDNDAKLRTATETGLSLETTLAAVQANLNGLTDAEALSRLTEYGPNEVARDKPAHALIQLALAFKNPFIAVLMVLAAVSAVTDIILPMRSGEEVDYTGVLIIVVMVTLSGLLRFWQEYRSGKAAQALKAMVRTTASVQRRSTVSSATVMREIPMSQIVPGDIVRLSAGDMIPADLRLIESRDLFVSQAALTGEALPVEKYDVFSAVSSKSASASSSQAGVLEQNNMCFMGTNVVSGTATAVVVATGAKTYFGSLAKAIVGSRAETAFDRGVNSVSWLLIRFMLVMVPIVLLINGFSKGDWTEAFLFALAVAVGLTPEMLPMIVSSNLAKGAVAMAKNKVVVKRLNAIQNFGAMDVLCTDKTGTLTQDRIILEHHLGLDDRNSPRILELALLNSLHQSGVKNLMDQAVLRFAEKTPSALQAIGSYRKIDELPFDFVRRRLSVVVQDPQGEQLMVCKGAVEEMLSIATHVQDGDQRLPLDTEQRARLLKMAYRYNSDGFRVLLIATRSIPVAQAKSRYEAQDECEMTVQGLLTFLDPPKESAAQAIAALTEHGVAVKVLTGDNEIITAKICREVGLEPGKPLLGPEIELMQDPDLRCAVERHSVFAKLTPLQKSRVLKALQANGHTVGFLGDGINDAPALRDADVGISVDSGTDIAKESADIILLEKNLLVLEEGVIKGRETFGNIIKYLNMTASSNFGNVFSVLVASAFIPFLPMLAIHLLIQNLLYDISQLALPWDRMDKDFLRKPRKWDAKNIGRFMIWIGPTSSIFDISTFVLMWYVFGANTPELQSLFQSGWFIEGLLSQTLVVHMLRTQKIPFIQSTAALPVMLMTLLIAALGIYLPFSGVGAMVGLQPLPWEYFPWLVGTLLAYCLVAQGMKMLYIRRFGQWF